One part of the Streptomyces sp. AM 2-1-1 genome encodes these proteins:
- a CDS encoding HAD family hydrolase — METIVFDIGETLVRDDRHWASWADWLGVPAHTVSALVGAAVVGGGSAADALALLRPGMDVAEAERAREAAGRGEHLGERDLYPDVRPALAGLRSLGLRVVVAGDRPARAAEQLAALDLPVDHVVTPAECGGLAKPDPGFFARVLEASGADPRTTVYVGDHPAEDLFPARAAGLRTAHLRRGPFGHWWADHPDVVGSADWRVDALTELVALPGLVRERQPDRARDEEDGDGGPAAVADGEEAVPEPERRAGRLGVPALRALRSVR, encoded by the coding sequence ATGGAAACGATCGTGTTCGACATCGGTGAGACCCTCGTTCGCGACGACCGCCACTGGGCGTCCTGGGCCGACTGGCTGGGGGTGCCCGCGCACACGGTGAGCGCCCTGGTCGGCGCGGCCGTCGTCGGCGGCGGCAGCGCCGCGGACGCGCTCGCGCTGCTGCGCCCCGGCATGGACGTGGCGGAGGCGGAGCGGGCCCGGGAGGCGGCGGGGCGCGGCGAGCACCTCGGTGAGCGGGACCTCTACCCGGACGTCCGCCCGGCGCTCGCCGGGCTCCGCTCGCTCGGGCTCCGGGTGGTCGTGGCGGGGGACCGGCCGGCGCGGGCCGCCGAGCAGCTGGCGGCCCTGGACCTGCCGGTCGACCACGTCGTCACCCCCGCGGAGTGCGGCGGACTGGCCAAGCCGGACCCCGGGTTCTTCGCGCGGGTCCTGGAGGCGTCGGGCGCCGATCCGCGCACCACGGTGTACGTCGGCGACCACCCGGCCGAGGACCTCTTCCCCGCGCGGGCCGCCGGTCTGCGGACCGCGCACCTGCGCCGGGGCCCCTTCGGGCACTGGTGGGCGGATCACCCGGACGTGGTCGGATCGGCCGACTGGCGGGTGGACGCGCTCACCGAACTGGTCGCGCTGCCGGGTCTGGTGCGGGAGCGCCAGCCGGACCGGGCGCGGGACGAGGAGGACGGTGACGGCGGTCCGGCCGCGGTGGCGGACGGCGAGGAGGCCGTACCGGAGCCGGAGCGGCGGGCCGGCCGGCTCGGGGTTCCGGCACTGCGGGCGCTGCGGTCGGTGCGGTAG
- a CDS encoding LLM class F420-dependent oxidoreductase, with amino-acid sequence MRIATTIFLTDQTVTPVALARELEQRGFAGLYLPEHTHIPTSRDTPYPAGGELPPEYGRTLDPFVALGQAAAVTERLALGTGITLVAQHDPIDLAKQVATLDHLSGGRFTLGVGFGWNVEEAADHGVEWKTRRARGRDRLALMRALWADDPTSYEGEFGSVRASFAYPKPVRKARGPVTGPRTLIGGAAGPKLFADIARYADGWLPIGGRGLTESVPKLRTAWEEAGRDPAHLQVVPYAVVPTPGKLAHFAELGIEEVVAQLPSAGAPAVLRALDAYAALL; translated from the coding sequence ATGCGGATCGCCACCACCATCTTCCTGACCGACCAGACGGTCACTCCCGTCGCGCTCGCCCGCGAGTTGGAGCAGCGCGGCTTCGCCGGGCTCTACCTGCCCGAGCACACCCACATACCGACGAGCCGGGACACCCCGTACCCGGCGGGCGGCGAACTGCCGCCCGAGTACGGCAGGACGCTGGACCCGTTCGTCGCGCTCGGGCAGGCGGCGGCGGTGACCGAGCGGCTCGCGCTGGGCACCGGGATCACGCTGGTCGCGCAGCACGACCCGATCGACCTCGCGAAGCAGGTCGCCACCCTGGACCACCTCTCCGGCGGCCGGTTCACCCTGGGCGTCGGCTTCGGCTGGAACGTGGAGGAGGCCGCCGACCACGGCGTGGAGTGGAAGACCCGGCGCGCCCGGGGCCGTGACCGGCTCGCCCTGATGCGGGCGCTGTGGGCGGACGATCCGACCTCCTACGAGGGGGAGTTCGGTTCCGTGCGTGCCAGCTTCGCCTACCCGAAGCCGGTGCGGAAGGCGCGGGGGCCCGTCACGGGCCCCCGTACGCTCATCGGCGGCGCGGCCGGCCCGAAGCTCTTCGCGGACATCGCGCGGTACGCGGACGGGTGGCTGCCGATCGGCGGGCGCGGGCTCACGGAGTCCGTGCCGAAGCTGCGGACGGCCTGGGAGGAGGCGGGGCGCGACCCGGCGCACCTCCAGGTGGTGCCGTACGCGGTGGTGCCCACACCGGGCAAGCTGGCGCACTTCGCGGAACTGGGCATCGAGGAGGTCGTGGCGCAGCTGCCGTCGGCCGGTGCGCCCGCGGTGCTGCGGGCACTGGACGCGTACGCCGCGCTCCTCTGA
- a CDS encoding sel1 repeat family protein encodes MAFLLFVVAAILSVIGMATDNDTVFDVSWLVWLLGLLLALRAWRQHRKYGTPERLAAAAEGGDLRALRSMALLAKIGGDPDEAERLFRLGVERKDPESMWEMGRLVEDRDGLAASEQWFRMAAEHGHFFAKRFFRPGSALNLDGSNPL; translated from the coding sequence ATGGCATTCCTGCTCTTCGTCGTGGCGGCGATCCTGAGCGTGATCGGGATGGCGACCGACAACGACACCGTGTTCGACGTCAGTTGGCTGGTCTGGCTGCTCGGCCTGCTGCTGGCGCTCCGCGCCTGGCGGCAGCACCGGAAGTACGGCACCCCGGAGAGGCTCGCCGCCGCGGCCGAGGGCGGTGACCTGCGGGCCCTGCGGTCGATGGCGCTGCTCGCGAAGATCGGGGGTGATCCGGACGAGGCGGAGCGCCTCTTCCGGCTGGGGGTGGAGCGCAAGGACCCCGAGTCGATGTGGGAGATGGGCCGCCTGGTGGAGGACCGCGACGGGCTCGCGGCTTCGGAGCAGTGGTTCCGGATGGCCGCCGAGCACGGCCACTTCTTCGCGAAGCGTTTCTTCCGCCCCGGGTCGGCGCTCAACCTGGACGGCAGCAACCCGCTGTAG
- a CDS encoding M23 family metallopeptidase: MRSPLRIALLALVALLAGLLTATPAAAAPNFKAPYPCGQQWTYSHHSAEVRLALDFVRTDGGATAGTPVLASAAGTAYRYAQPSGAGNYIAVDHGGGWKTYYFHLSAYSVANGAQVAQGQQIGVTGSTGNSSGAHIHYEQLYNGVGQNIVLNGQSLAPYPGAYYSRYLTSDNGCGGGGAGKYWVDTFANATGYAAANTADAQGVLDAGTNYVYCKVWGAQVGSGSAYNHWWLRTDLDTVYAGKNGYNAYVSAYYLSRWGNDEARDNNGAVIPDC; this comes from the coding sequence GTGCGATCCCCCCTGCGCATCGCCCTGCTCGCTCTCGTCGCCCTGCTGGCCGGCCTGCTCACGGCCACCCCGGCCGCGGCGGCCCCGAACTTCAAGGCCCCCTACCCCTGCGGCCAGCAGTGGACCTACAGCCACCACTCGGCCGAGGTCCGTCTCGCCCTCGACTTCGTCCGGACCGACGGCGGAGCCACGGCGGGCACCCCCGTGCTCGCCTCGGCGGCCGGTACCGCCTACCGCTACGCGCAGCCCAGCGGCGCGGGCAACTACATCGCCGTCGACCACGGCGGCGGCTGGAAGACCTACTACTTCCACCTCTCCGCGTACTCCGTCGCCAACGGGGCCCAGGTCGCCCAGGGCCAGCAGATCGGGGTGACCGGCTCGACGGGCAACAGCTCCGGCGCGCACATCCACTACGAGCAGCTCTACAACGGCGTCGGCCAGAACATCGTGCTCAACGGCCAGTCCCTCGCGCCGTATCCGGGCGCCTACTACAGCAGGTACCTGACCAGCGACAACGGATGCGGTGGCGGAGGTGCGGGGAAGTACTGGGTGGACACCTTCGCCAACGCCACCGGGTACGCGGCGGCCAACACCGCCGACGCGCAGGGCGTCCTCGACGCGGGGACCAACTACGTCTACTGCAAGGTCTGGGGCGCACAGGTCGGCTCGGGCTCGGCGTACAACCACTGGTGGCTGCGGACCGACCTGGACACGGTGTACGCGGGCAAGAACGGGTACAACGCCTACGTCTCGGCGTACTACCTCTCCCGCTGGGGCAACGACGAGGCCCGCGACAACAACGGCGCGGTGATCCCGGACTGCTGA
- a CDS encoding TIGR04222 domain-containing membrane protein yields the protein MGTWLGNGVGVLLTFAAFALLVGPERRLGAAYRAVRGLSAPVRPVEDRLDLYELAYLCGGDSGLGTTVLVRMHAEGRAAVERRAPYRITAVLSGEPRDGVEAAVRDAWEQPTEEDDEAYWPLTVSRSAPPVRAVRERLVLDGLLRDGNAPVGVIADHPVLRAYYGARYRFARTVRWSPVFAVAGIAVAVLCHAYPPLLAYPPLLLAAHLRLQRYELAPTAYGEVTPAGRRAISAVSAGEPFTADGGGAGDGPSGPGRPEPTRVPRLVREVALHGLDALPRGHVLGPPPAPPVRPPATRPEPPEIIVDASPGLGGL from the coding sequence GTGGGCACCTGGCTGGGAAACGGGGTGGGGGTCCTGCTCACCTTCGCGGCGTTCGCGCTGCTCGTCGGTCCTGAACGGCGGTTGGGCGCCGCCTACCGGGCCGTACGTGGCCTGAGCGCGCCGGTGAGGCCGGTGGAGGACCGGCTCGACCTGTACGAACTGGCCTACCTGTGCGGCGGGGACTCGGGGCTGGGCACGACCGTCCTGGTGCGGATGCACGCGGAGGGCCGGGCCGCGGTGGAGCGGCGGGCGCCGTACCGGATCACGGCCGTGCTCTCCGGGGAGCCCCGGGACGGCGTCGAGGCCGCCGTGCGCGACGCCTGGGAGCAGCCGACCGAGGAGGACGACGAAGCGTACTGGCCGCTCACCGTGTCCCGCAGCGCGCCCCCCGTGCGGGCGGTGCGCGAACGGCTCGTCCTGGACGGCCTGCTCCGCGACGGGAACGCCCCCGTCGGCGTGATCGCCGACCATCCCGTGCTGCGCGCCTACTACGGAGCCCGGTACCGCTTCGCGCGGACGGTCCGGTGGTCCCCCGTCTTCGCCGTCGCGGGTATCGCCGTCGCGGTGCTGTGCCACGCGTATCCGCCCCTGCTGGCCTACCCACCCCTCCTCCTGGCGGCACACCTTCGCCTGCAGCGGTACGAACTCGCACCCACCGCCTACGGAGAGGTGACCCCGGCGGGCCGGAGGGCGATCTCGGCCGTGTCGGCCGGCGAGCCGTTCACCGCGGACGGTGGGGGCGCGGGCGACGGGCCGTCCGGGCCCGGCCGCCCGGAGCCCACCCGCGTGCCCCGCCTCGTACGCGAGGTCGCGCTCCACGGGCTGGATGCCCTGCCGCGCGGCCACGTCCTCGGCCCGCCCCCCGCACCTCCGGTACGGCCGCCCGCAACCCGCCCGGAACCGCCGGAGATCATCGTGGACGCGTCGCCGGGGCTGGGCGGTCTCTGA
- a CDS encoding long-chain fatty acid--CoA ligase, producing the protein MSTPPASPAPAPSPVLVEPRTVRDAAGRVREVSVPAFAPPVRHGSLADIPFANAREAPQDAVLSRKEPDGSWRDVTARAFADEVRAVAKGLIAEGFQPGARIAIMARTTYEWTLLDFAAWAAGLVTVPIYPTSSAYQVRWILQDSGARACAVETKEQARIVSQERRELDGLAHLWQFDTGALGRLRTAGQGVPDAAVDARRGLLGPHSPATLIYTSGTTGRPKGCVLTHGNFFAEVDNAIELLHPVFKSVSAHPASTLLFLPLSHVFGRMVAIGCMRARVRLGHAPSIRTEDLLADLAGFKPSFLLAIPYVLEKVFNTGRATAEKMGRASSFDRAAGIAQRYGQAVEAAEHGTGPGPGTALKMARRLYDPLVYRRIRAALGGHVRYVICGGSPLGRRLASFYAGAGIQIFEGYGLTETTAAHTVTPPLKPRMGTVGWPLPGASVRIADDGEVLLRGGQVFAGYWDARRGEPVPAVDEGWFATGDIGVLDDDGYLTITGRKKDIIITSGGKNVVPAPLEDWLRAHPLVGQCMVVGDNRSFITALITLDEDGLAHWRQMKKKQGVPLGELIDDPELRGTIQHAVDDANTSVSRAESIRAFTVLPVDFTEASGHLTPSLKLRRDVVARDFAAEIEALYRK; encoded by the coding sequence GTGTCCACGCCCCCCGCTTCCCCCGCGCCCGCCCCGTCCCCCGTCCTGGTCGAGCCGCGCACGGTGCGGGACGCGGCCGGCCGGGTGCGGGAGGTCTCCGTACCCGCGTTCGCCCCGCCCGTCCGGCACGGCTCGCTCGCCGACATCCCCTTCGCCAACGCCCGCGAGGCACCGCAGGACGCCGTCCTCAGCCGCAAGGAGCCGGACGGCAGCTGGCGTGACGTGACCGCGCGCGCGTTCGCCGACGAGGTGCGCGCCGTCGCCAAGGGCCTGATCGCGGAGGGGTTCCAGCCCGGAGCCCGGATCGCGATCATGGCCCGTACGACGTACGAGTGGACGCTGCTCGACTTCGCCGCCTGGGCCGCCGGACTGGTCACCGTGCCCATCTACCCGACGTCCTCGGCGTACCAGGTGCGGTGGATCCTCCAGGACTCGGGCGCACGGGCCTGCGCGGTGGAGACGAAGGAGCAGGCGCGCATCGTCAGCCAGGAACGCAGGGAACTCGACGGCCTGGCCCACCTGTGGCAGTTCGACACCGGGGCGCTCGGCCGCCTCCGAACGGCCGGTCAGGGCGTCCCCGACGCGGCGGTGGACGCCCGCCGCGGGCTGCTCGGCCCGCACAGCCCCGCCACCCTCATCTACACCTCGGGCACCACCGGCCGGCCCAAGGGGTGCGTGCTCACCCACGGCAACTTCTTCGCGGAGGTCGACAACGCCATCGAACTCCTGCACCCGGTCTTCAAGTCCGTCTCCGCCCACCCCGCCTCCACCCTGCTCTTCCTGCCGCTCAGCCACGTCTTCGGCCGCATGGTCGCGATCGGCTGCATGCGCGCCCGGGTCCGCCTCGGCCACGCCCCGTCGATCCGCACCGAGGACCTGCTGGCGGACCTGGCCGGCTTCAAGCCGTCGTTCCTGCTGGCGATCCCGTACGTCCTGGAGAAGGTCTTCAACACCGGTCGCGCCACCGCCGAGAAGATGGGCCGCGCCTCCTCCTTCGACCGGGCCGCCGGAATCGCCCAGCGGTACGGGCAAGCGGTGGAGGCCGCCGAACACGGCACGGGCCCCGGCCCCGGCACCGCCCTGAAGATGGCCCGCAGGCTCTACGACCCGCTGGTCTACCGCCGCATCCGCGCGGCCCTCGGCGGCCACGTCCGGTACGTCATCTGCGGCGGCTCCCCGCTGGGCCGCCGGCTCGCCTCCTTCTACGCGGGCGCCGGCATCCAGATCTTCGAGGGGTACGGCCTCACCGAGACCACCGCCGCGCACACGGTGACCCCGCCGCTCAAACCCCGGATGGGAACCGTCGGCTGGCCGCTGCCCGGCGCCTCGGTACGGATCGCGGACGACGGCGAGGTCCTGCTCCGGGGCGGCCAGGTCTTCGCCGGCTACTGGGACGCGCGGCGCGGTGAGCCCGTCCCGGCCGTCGACGAGGGCTGGTTCGCCACCGGTGACATCGGCGTGCTCGACGACGACGGCTACCTCACCATCACCGGCCGCAAGAAGGACATCATCATCACCTCGGGCGGGAAGAACGTCGTCCCCGCCCCGCTGGAGGACTGGCTGCGCGCCCACCCGCTGGTCGGCCAGTGCATGGTCGTCGGTGACAACCGCTCCTTCATCACCGCCCTGATCACCCTGGACGAGGACGGCCTCGCCCACTGGCGGCAGATGAAGAAGAAGCAGGGCGTCCCGCTCGGCGAGCTGATCGACGACCCCGAGCTGCGCGGGACGATCCAGCACGCCGTGGACGACGCCAACACCTCCGTCTCCCGCGCCGAGTCGATCCGCGCGTTCACCGTGCTGCCCGTCGACTTCACCGAGGCGAGCGGCCACCTCACGCCCTCCCTCAAGCTCAGACGCGACGTGGTGGCACGGGACTTCGCCGCCGAGATCGAGGCGCTGTACCGGAAGTGA
- a CDS encoding acetyl-CoA C-acetyltransferase produces MIPLPQPRRVAVLGGSRIPFARSDGPYAEASNQQMLTAALDGLVGRFGLAGQRVGEFAAGAVLKHSRDFNLARETVLGSALDPRTPAYDLQQACGTGLQAVITVANKITLGVIDSGIAGGADTASDAPLGVNDELRRILLNARRAKGNAARIKALAAVRPRHLVPDIPRNAEPRTGLSMGEHAAITARRWAVPREDQDLLAATSHQRLAAAYDRGFLDDLVVPHLGLERDQNLRPGSTVEKLATLKPVFGAGHPDATMTAGNSTPLTDGAATVLLASEEWARERGLEPQAYLSLYESAAVDHVHGEDGLLMAPAHAVPRLLERAGLTLEDFDLVEVHEAFASQVLATLAAWEQQGLGPVDREKLNVAGSSLATGHPFAATGARIVATLAKLLAERGGPGRGLISICAAGGLGVTAILERP; encoded by the coding sequence ATGATCCCCCTCCCGCAGCCGCGCCGGGTCGCCGTCCTCGGCGGCAGCCGCATCCCCTTCGCCCGCTCGGACGGCCCCTACGCCGAGGCGTCCAACCAGCAGATGCTCACCGCCGCGCTCGACGGGCTCGTCGGACGGTTCGGGCTGGCCGGGCAGCGGGTGGGGGAGTTCGCCGCCGGGGCCGTCCTCAAGCACAGCCGCGACTTCAACCTCGCCCGCGAGACCGTGCTCGGCTCCGCGCTGGACCCCCGCACACCGGCGTACGACCTCCAACAGGCGTGCGGTACCGGCCTCCAGGCCGTCATCACCGTCGCCAACAAGATCACCCTGGGCGTCATCGACTCGGGCATCGCGGGCGGCGCGGACACCGCGAGCGACGCACCCCTCGGCGTCAACGACGAGCTCCGCCGCATCCTGCTGAACGCCCGCCGGGCCAAGGGCAACGCCGCCCGGATCAAGGCCCTCGCGGCGGTACGCCCCCGCCACCTCGTGCCGGACATCCCGCGCAACGCGGAGCCGCGCACCGGCCTCTCGATGGGCGAACACGCCGCGATCACCGCCCGCCGCTGGGCCGTCCCCCGCGAGGACCAGGACCTGCTGGCCGCCACCAGCCACCAGCGCCTGGCCGCCGCCTACGACCGGGGCTTCCTGGACGACCTCGTCGTCCCCCACCTCGGCCTGGAGCGCGACCAGAACCTGCGGCCCGGCTCCACGGTCGAGAAACTCGCCACGCTCAAGCCGGTGTTCGGGGCCGGACACCCCGACGCGACGATGACCGCCGGGAACTCCACCCCGCTCACCGACGGCGCCGCCACCGTGCTCCTGGCGAGCGAGGAGTGGGCCCGGGAGCGCGGCCTCGAACCACAGGCCTACCTCTCGCTGTACGAGAGCGCCGCCGTGGACCACGTGCACGGCGAGGACGGCCTGCTGATGGCCCCCGCCCACGCCGTGCCCCGGCTGCTGGAGCGGGCGGGGCTCACCTTGGAGGACTTCGACCTCGTCGAGGTGCACGAGGCGTTCGCCTCGCAGGTGCTGGCCACCCTCGCGGCCTGGGAGCAGCAGGGCCTCGGCCCCGTCGACCGGGAGAAGCTCAACGTGGCGGGATCCTCGCTCGCCACCGGCCACCCGTTCGCGGCGACCGGGGCGAGGATCGTCGCCACCCTGGCCAAGCTGCTCGCGGAGCGAGGAGGGCCGGGACGCGGGCTGATCTCGATCTGCGCGGCCGGCGGCCTGGGGGTGACGGCCATCCTCGAGCGGCCGTGA
- a CDS encoding 3-oxoacyl-ACP reductase, with product MADRYLHLTGTAPGRFLSRRLGLPQPVPLRRWSLETPTLDGKVLHLTAGGPAVPGEVRELLDGLGLPVVERAEEAVRPAGIVVDATGLTTVPGLAALHAALHPVVRSVARNGRVVVLGTTPSPDDHHQAAAQQALEGFVRSLGKEIGRGATVQLVRIVPGAAASAGSTLRFLLSPRSAYVSGQVVEVTGATPDPVADWVAPLSGRTALVTGSARGIGEAVASVLARDGARVICLDVPRAEEDLARTARRLGATALPLDITAPDAAERIAAAVPDGLDVLVHNAGITRDRRLVNMAADRWTSVIDVNLDSVLRTTDALLKAGTLNRGGRIVATASIAGIAGNNGQTNYAASKAGIIGLVRSLAPRAAADHGVTVNAVAPGFIETKMTAAVPLFIREAGRRMNSLSQGGLPVDVAETTAWLAQPASTAVNGQVVRVCGQSLLGA from the coding sequence ATGGCCGACCGCTATCTGCACCTGACCGGCACAGCACCCGGCCGTTTCCTCTCCCGCCGCCTCGGCCTCCCCCAGCCCGTGCCGCTGCGCCGCTGGTCGCTGGAGACGCCCACGCTCGACGGCAAGGTGCTGCACCTCACGGCCGGTGGACCGGCCGTCCCCGGCGAGGTGCGCGAGCTGCTCGACGGTCTCGGCCTGCCGGTGGTGGAGCGGGCGGAGGAGGCGGTCCGGCCCGCCGGCATCGTGGTGGACGCCACGGGCCTCACCACCGTCCCGGGGCTCGCCGCCCTCCACGCGGCGCTGCACCCCGTCGTCCGCTCGGTCGCCCGCAACGGCCGGGTCGTCGTCCTCGGTACGACCCCCTCCCCCGACGACCACCACCAGGCCGCGGCGCAGCAGGCGCTGGAGGGGTTCGTCCGCTCGCTGGGCAAGGAGATCGGCCGGGGCGCCACCGTGCAGCTGGTGCGGATCGTCCCCGGTGCCGCCGCGTCCGCCGGGTCCACCCTGCGCTTCCTCCTCTCGCCCCGGTCCGCGTACGTCAGCGGCCAGGTCGTCGAGGTCACCGGCGCGACGCCGGACCCGGTCGCCGACTGGGTCGCCCCGCTCTCCGGCCGTACCGCCCTGGTCACGGGCTCCGCTCGGGGCATCGGCGAGGCCGTCGCCTCCGTGCTCGCCCGCGACGGGGCCCGGGTGATCTGCCTCGACGTCCCCCGGGCCGAGGAGGACCTGGCCCGTACGGCCCGCCGGCTCGGCGCCACCGCGCTGCCGCTCGACATCACCGCGCCGGACGCCGCCGAGCGGATCGCCGCCGCCGTCCCGGACGGGCTCGACGTCCTCGTGCACAACGCGGGCATCACCCGCGACCGGCGCCTCGTCAACATGGCGGCCGACCGCTGGACCTCCGTGATCGACGTCAACCTCGACTCGGTGCTGCGGACCACGGACGCGCTCCTGAAGGCGGGCACCCTCAACCGGGGCGGCCGGATCGTCGCCACCGCCTCCATCGCCGGGATCGCCGGCAACAACGGCCAGACCAACTACGCGGCGAGCAAGGCGGGCATCATCGGACTGGTCCGCTCCCTGGCCCCGCGCGCGGCCGCGGACCACGGGGTGACGGTCAACGCGGTCGCCCCCGGTTTCATCGAGACGAAGATGACGGCCGCCGTGCCGCTCTTCATCCGCGAGGCCGGCCGGCGCATGAACTCGCTCTCCCAGGGCGGCCTGCCGGTCGACGTGGCGGAGACCACCGCGTGGCTCGCGCAGCCCGCCTCCACCGCCGTCAACGGCCAGGTGGTCCGCGTGTGCGGCCAGAGCCTGCTGGGGGCGTGA
- a CDS encoding MaoC/PaaZ C-terminal domain-containing protein, with amino-acid sequence MTGLGPTLLRGAAASPFKRPGRPGAVLPATRLSRPAAPVAAAPLARYRQICRFPATGPLPLTYPHVAAFPLAMRLMTARAFPLPVLGLVHTWIEITSHRPVRADEALGLTVYAQSLEPHRRGTEVTVVTEARVAGEPVWESRSGYLARHPVRGAAPAPETSAPETSAPETSAPALPAVAEWRLPGDLGRRYGSASGDRNPIHLHPLTARLFGFPRPIAHGMWTVARCLAEVEGAEHVRSLRARFRAPVPLPGTVTYAADGSGTAFELRGGPDGERIHLTGSVTRDV; translated from the coding sequence GTGACCGGTCTCGGACCCACCCTGCTGCGCGGCGCTGCCGCCTCCCCGTTCAAGCGTCCCGGCCGCCCCGGCGCCGTCCTCCCCGCCACCCGGCTCTCGCGCCCCGCCGCTCCCGTAGCCGCCGCACCCCTGGCGCGCTACCGCCAGATCTGCCGGTTCCCCGCCACCGGTCCGCTCCCCCTGACGTATCCGCACGTGGCGGCCTTCCCGCTCGCCATGCGGCTGATGACCGCGCGGGCGTTCCCGCTGCCGGTCCTCGGGCTGGTGCACACCTGGATCGAGATCACCTCCCACCGGCCGGTCCGCGCCGACGAGGCGCTCGGGCTCACCGTGTACGCGCAGTCGTTGGAGCCCCACCGGCGGGGGACCGAGGTGACCGTGGTGACGGAGGCCCGGGTGGCGGGCGAGCCGGTGTGGGAGTCCCGCAGCGGGTACCTCGCCCGGCACCCCGTACGGGGGGCGGCCCCGGCCCCCGAGACCTCGGCGCCAGAGACCTCGGCGCCAGAGACCTCGGCCCCCGCGCTGCCCGCCGTCGCCGAGTGGCGGCTCCCCGGCGACCTGGGACGGCGGTACGGCTCCGCCTCCGGCGACCGCAACCCGATCCACCTCCACCCGCTCACCGCCCGGCTGTTCGGCTTCCCCCGGCCCATCGCGCACGGCATGTGGACCGTCGCCCGCTGCCTCGCCGAGGTGGAGGGCGCCGAGCACGTCCGGTCCCTCCGGGCACGGTTCCGGGCGCCCGTACCGCTGCCGGGGACGGTGACGTACGCGGCGGACGGCTCGGGCACCGCCTTCGAACTGCGCGGCGGTCCGGACGGCGAGCGGATCCACCTCACCGGCTCGGTGACCCGGGACGTGTGA
- a CDS encoding nuclear transport factor 2 family protein, which translates to MENATRFRTAVEKGDPASFDALFTDDVRLYSPVKFTPFEGKPQVLGLFGVLLRVFEDFRYVGHFEGASETSADGAEAPSEVLLFRATVNGAQIHGIDLLHFDEAGLIKEFTVMVRPQSAVQALGTAVYAELVAEGLVPGAES; encoded by the coding sequence ATGGAGAACGCGACCCGCTTCCGCACCGCGGTGGAGAAGGGCGACCCGGCGTCGTTCGACGCTCTGTTCACCGACGACGTACGCCTCTACAGCCCGGTCAAGTTCACCCCCTTCGAGGGCAAGCCCCAGGTGCTCGGCCTCTTCGGCGTCCTGCTCCGCGTCTTCGAGGACTTCCGCTACGTCGGCCACTTCGAGGGTGCCTCCGAGACCAGCGCCGACGGCGCGGAGGCCCCCTCGGAGGTGCTGCTCTTCCGGGCCACCGTGAACGGCGCGCAGATCCACGGCATCGACCTGCTCCACTTCGACGAGGCCGGTCTGATCAAGGAGTTCACCGTCATGGTGCGCCCCCAGTCCGCCGTACAGGCGCTGGGCACGGCGGTCTACGCCGAGCTGGTCGCCGAAGGGCTCGTCCCGGGCGCGGAGTCCTGA
- a CDS encoding TetR/AcrR family transcriptional regulator codes for MDAVKSKRMPRAVREQQMMDAAVQIFGQRGYRAASMDEIAELAGVSKPLVYLYLNSKEELFTACIRREAKALVDAVQAGVEPGLPADRQLWEGLGAFFLHTAENPDGWAVLHRQARTHGEPFASEITAMRDEIVAFVTGLIGAAAREAHHDPALPDRDVVGLAQALVGAAEALAGWANETPGVSAREAAATLMNFSWAGLENLMHGRPWQPPA; via the coding sequence ATGGATGCGGTGAAGAGCAAACGGATGCCACGCGCCGTGCGTGAGCAGCAGATGATGGACGCGGCGGTGCAGATCTTCGGGCAGCGCGGCTACCGCGCGGCTTCGATGGACGAGATCGCCGAGCTCGCCGGTGTGTCGAAACCGCTGGTCTACCTCTACCTGAACTCCAAGGAGGAGCTCTTCACCGCGTGCATCCGGCGCGAGGCGAAGGCACTGGTGGACGCAGTCCAGGCGGGGGTCGAGCCGGGTCTGCCCGCCGACCGCCAACTCTGGGAAGGGCTGGGGGCGTTCTTCCTGCACACCGCCGAGAACCCGGACGGGTGGGCGGTGCTGCACCGTCAGGCGCGCACCCACGGGGAGCCGTTCGCCTCGGAGATCACCGCGATGCGGGACGAGATCGTCGCGTTCGTCACCGGTCTCATCGGTGCCGCCGCCCGGGAGGCGCACCACGACCCCGCGCTCCCCGACCGGGACGTGGTGGGCCTCGCGCAGGCGCTGGTGGGGGCTGCCGAGGCGCTCGCCGGCTGGGCCAACGAGACGCCGGGCGTCTCGGCCCGGGAGGCGGCGGCGACGCTGATGAACTTCTCCTGGGCGGGCCTGGAGAACCTCATGCACGGCCGTCCCTGGCAGCCGCCGGCCTAG